DNA from bacterium:
GAAAATGGCCCGGGAGCTGGTGGCTCCGTACAAGGGGAATCCTTATCGCATAGGATACTTCTCGGACAACGAGGTGGGCTGGTGGAACGGACCTCTTTTTGTTTACTACATACAGAAGCCCGCTTCCAACAAGACCAAGAGGAAACTGGTGGAACTGCTCAAGGAACATTACCAAGGAAACTGGAGCCTGTTCCTAAAGGATTTCCAGGTTCCTGTGGGAGTGGATTCCTTCGAGGATCTGGCCAGAACAGGAGGCACGGATGTGCTCATGCGGCCGGGTGGAAACGGGATTCAGGTGGTAAGGCGCTGGAGCGGGATCATCTCTTCCCTTTACTACCAGTTGGTCTGGGAGGCATTGAAAGAAGCTGATCCGGAAGCCTTGGTCCTGGGAGATAGGCTGCCCATCTATTATGATCCTCAAGCGGTGAGGGCAATGGTTCCCCATGTGGATGTCATCTCGGTCAATTATAACGTGGACAGTCCGGATGGTTGGCTGGCTCCCTACTTTTTTGATGGGCTTGCGGATCTGGCCCCCTCCCGGCCTATCCTGATTTCCGAATGGTTCTTTGCTTCCAAGGAAAACCGAACTGGGAATCGCAATCTGGGCCATCTCATGACCGTTGAGACCCAAAAGCAAAGGGCAATCGGAGCCAGAGAGGCTGCCAAGGCCTTTGCCAGCCTGCCACAGGTGGTGGGAATCCACTGGTTCCAGTATTGGGATCACCCCAAGGGTGGACGTCTGGACGGGGAAGATTACAACTTCGGTCTCGTGGATATTGATGACAGGCCTTATGAGGAGCTGGTGGAAGAGTTCAGGAAGGTGAACCCTTCCTTGGAGAAGATCCACGCCTGCTCCGGATTCCGCCAAAGGACTCGTCCTGATTCGGGAACCATAAGAATTCCCATGGCCCGGATCAATGTACGGGACAAACACCTGGGGGACTGGCCCAAGCCAGAGGCCTTGCTGCCCAAGCTCAAGGCTTCTTTTCCCGAAATACCCTTCGGAGAGTTTTACATGGCCTGGGACCACCAGGCCCTTTACCTGGCCATGATAGCCATGGATTATCAGGACCCAGAGCTGCTTGCCTTCGAGGGGGAATTCCCGCCGGGGGAAGCCTTCAGGGTGTATTGGGGTCTCAAAGTAGGGGCCTCAGCGCGCAGATTCCAGATACTCGTGGTGCCGCCTCCCCGGGAAGAGGACTTGGGTGGGGACACTTACCGCATGAATGTAAAGTTTTGCAGGTGGGATGAGAGCCAGGAGTGTTCTTGGGTGCCGGGGGCTGTGGCTACTTATTTTGGATCCGACCAGCCCAGGATAGTGGTGGAGCTTTCCCTACCCTGGGAGGCGCTGGGCCAGAACGGACCGCCCAGTGGCCAGGCTTTAAGTACAGAGCTGGCTGTTAGCGGTTTTTACCGAGCAAGATGGATGTCTTTGAGCGGACTTGGCCCCGAGCAGGCAATGGAGAACCCGGATGCATGGACAAAGGTGGAACTGATACGTTATGGTGAAAAAGGAAAGGCACCATTGCAGGTCTCGGCTGGAGAGGTCATTCCAAGACATGTTAAGGCTTTGACCCCTTAGCTCCTTTGAGTTCCTGGGTCGATGGGCTCAGGGCCTTGGGTGGCGTGCATAAAAGGTCCTATGGAACATGCTCTCATCATTTACTCTGGTGGGTGGTGGGAGCCAGAATCAGAGAGGAGAGAGACATGGAGGCCATCTCAGAAGCCATGATGGAGGAGACCTGGATGGAGATGGGCGGGCTTGAGCCCGAAGAGGCACAGGGCCAGGTCCAGGAAGTCTGGAAAAGACAGCCTGAACTCATGCAATTTCTGATGGAGCTGACCGAGGACATCAGCCAGGAAGCCTCTGAGCTGGCGTTCTATATCTTCTTCGTGGTGGTGCGAGTGTTTGAAAAAGCTTACGGAGAAGAGCTTCATGAGGTGATGGCAGAACAGATAGTGGAGAGCTTCGAGGCCAACCAGGATCTCATAGAGAGGCTGGCAGGGCTCAATGAGCCGATCCTGGAAAAGATTTGGGAAACGACTCTCTTGCAACAGCCTTATGTGCTGAAATATGTAGTGGAGGCTTTAATGGAGGCCTCTCAAAGCCAGGAGGATCCCGTAGAGCTCTCGGAGCAGGAGTTTGGGTATCTGTTTTTGGTCTTGAAAACAATAATAGATGCCCTCCACAAGGCCTCGGCCGGCAAGTAAGAAAAGCTTAATCTTGATTTTTAACCAAGGAAGTGGAGCTTTGATCCAGTGGGCCCAGGTTCCTCCAGGGCCCTTTTCATGTTTGCTCATGAAAAGCCTTTTCACGGGTCAAGGAGAAAAAGCCTGCTACTGGGTCTGTTTCTAAAATCTGGGTCTGGGCATAAAGGGCTTTTGGGGTATTCAATGGCTTTACTAGGTGCACATGTGTCCATATCAGGTGGGCTTTCCAAGGCTTTCCAGCGCCTGGAGAGGCTAAATGGAAAGGCCATGCAGATATTCCTTTTCAATCAGAGGCAATGGAGTTTGCCTGCTCTCTCAGAGAAAAGCCTGGAGGATTTTAGACAGGCATGGGAAAAAGCGGGTCATATACCGGTGGCTGTCCATGACAGGTATCTGGTGAACCTGGCCTCCTGGGAGCAGGGCCTCTGGAGGAGGTCCATCAAGGCCCTGGTCTTGGAAATCCAGATGGCCCAGGCCCTGGGGATTGAGTTTCTGGTAGCCCATCCGGGATTCCACGTGGGCAAAGGTGTGGAGGCCGGTCTGAGGAGGTTCGTGAAGGGCCTGGATGCGGCCCTGGAGGAGGCTGATCCAGGCCAGGTACAGGTGCTCAT
Protein-coding regions in this window:
- a CDS encoding deoxyribonuclease IV, which gives rise to MALLGAHVSISGGLSKAFQRLERLNGKAMQIFLFNQRQWSLPALSEKSLEDFRQAWEKAGHIPVAVHDRYLVNLASWEQGLWRRSIKALVLEIQMAQALGIEFLVAHPGFHVGKGVEAGLRRFVKGLDAALEEADPGQVQVLIETTSGQGSSLGSTFEEIAWILARSRYGSRLGVCFDTCHVFASGWDLRDEESYAATMEAFQGTVGLERIAWFHLNDSAAPLGSRLDRHAHIGLGHIGLEGFRALLGDARFRNHPMVIETPKGKDLQEDQMNLTTLRSFLSA